The proteins below are encoded in one region of Maribacter aestuarii:
- a CDS encoding AsmA family protein, translating into MRLKKHWKRTVLVTIMVPTLCIGIVLLYVQSHQSEIIKEGVALLNQEHKGLITVGNSNLSLFGNLPDLSIKIYDVQVFETKAVNALPIMDVKDIYVGFNLWDMVSGNYDIHSLVIEEGVFNIVIHEDNTSNIQNSLAPISEEDTPTTNIHLNKIRLKNLDIHTLDEATNTDVEKFIYEGKGGFSISDSIITGHIDTELELNVIKDGDTTFIRNKHFEIHTDVAFHTSTGLLDIAPSGIVMENGDFELEGSIDTKNDMGLDLAIKGTKPNFDMLFAFAPTDVIPYLEKYKNAGEIYFNATIKGPANKGNRPAINAEFGAGKAFLENTASAKKIDNMGFRGHFSNGENRDASTMEFSLTDMTASLEKGEFKGALFVKNFEAPDVEMQMDANFNLEFIADFFELEQVQNASGTIKLKMNFHDIVNIDQPEMALQQLNQAYYAELKVEKLHLEAKNLPIPLDTLNVNLLMNGKEATLKQFELLTGNSDVSISGFLSDLPSIVHHTKTPVEAHLDITSNYLDIAALTGFSAQDTTQTGYDEQVKNLSLGLSFVGSAKDFTESEYLPKGEFFIDSLYAELKHYPHNLHDFHADVLIDDKDLKIVDFEGYIDDSDFHLDGLVHDYAFWMQPERNGDVALDFNLNSKKLRLEDVFSYKGENYVPEEYRHEIFDDLALHFTSRMHYTDSSLNSIDIALDKLNTKMELHPQRFHDFKGNIHYEDEHIVINDFHGEIGSTNFNFDLNYYLGEDQTIKKRDNYLEVRANYIDYDALFDFDLSPPQSGEAVRPIAEDVSEHADAFNIYELPFTNMRFKADIAHFIYHRIDLKNIKANLRTTPDHYMYVDTLTMDAAGGNIRLKGYFNGSDPKHIYMQPDLVLTDVDLEKLLFKFENFGQDHLVSENLQGKLTARISGKIRVYPDMVPDLDQSSIEMEVKVLNGNLKNYDPMLALSDYMGDKNLRNIRFDTLQNSLAIDKGKIHIPVMAIESTIGHMELSGTHDSDQNIDYFLRIPWKTVRKATMQKLFGSKKDSVPDEDKVDEIVEVDPNGKTKFLNLKIQGTIDDYKVSLGKKRKNSP; encoded by the coding sequence TTGAGGCTCAAAAAACATTGGAAACGGACAGTATTGGTAACCATCATGGTACCTACGCTATGCATAGGAATCGTTTTGCTGTACGTACAAAGCCACCAATCTGAAATTATTAAAGAAGGGGTTGCCCTCCTAAACCAAGAGCACAAAGGCCTTATTACCGTAGGCAATAGCAACTTGTCTCTATTTGGCAATTTACCGGACCTCTCCATAAAAATTTATGATGTTCAAGTCTTTGAGACCAAAGCGGTCAATGCCCTCCCAATAATGGATGTGAAGGACATTTATGTGGGCTTCAATCTTTGGGATATGGTTAGTGGAAACTACGACATCCACTCCCTAGTGATAGAAGAGGGCGTGTTTAATATTGTTATTCACGAGGATAATACATCCAATATCCAAAATTCCCTAGCCCCTATTTCTGAGGAGGATACGCCAACCACCAATATTCACTTGAATAAGATCCGATTAAAAAACCTGGATATCCATACGCTTGATGAAGCCACCAACACCGATGTTGAAAAGTTCATTTATGAAGGCAAAGGGGGCTTTAGTATCAGCGACAGTATCATTACCGGCCACATCGATACCGAATTGGAACTGAATGTCATCAAAGATGGTGACACTACCTTTATCCGCAACAAACATTTTGAAATACATACAGACGTGGCATTCCATACATCCACAGGGCTACTGGACATAGCACCTTCCGGGATTGTTATGGAGAACGGTGATTTTGAGCTTGAGGGATCTATAGATACCAAGAACGATATGGGCCTTGACCTTGCCATAAAGGGTACCAAGCCCAATTTTGATATGCTTTTTGCATTTGCGCCAACAGATGTGATTCCCTATTTGGAGAAATATAAAAATGCCGGGGAGATTTATTTCAATGCCACCATCAAAGGTCCGGCAAATAAAGGTAACAGGCCTGCCATCAATGCCGAATTTGGTGCCGGAAAGGCCTTTTTGGAGAATACGGCCAGTGCCAAAAAAATAGACAATATGGGCTTTAGGGGCCATTTTAGCAACGGGGAAAACAGGGATGCCAGCACCATGGAATTTTCGTTGACCGATATGACCGCCTCCTTGGAAAAAGGCGAGTTTAAGGGCGCGCTCTTCGTAAAGAATTTTGAAGCTCCTGATGTTGAAATGCAAATGGACGCCAACTTCAATCTAGAATTTATCGCAGACTTCTTTGAACTGGAGCAGGTACAGAACGCCTCGGGGACTATTAAACTAAAGATGAATTTTCACGATATCGTTAATATCGACCAGCCAGAAATGGCATTGCAGCAACTAAACCAGGCCTACTATGCGGAGTTAAAAGTAGAGAAGCTTCACTTGGAGGCAAAGAATCTTCCTATTCCACTGGACACCCTTAATGTAAACCTGCTGATGAACGGCAAGGAGGCTACCCTCAAACAATTTGAGCTGTTAACGGGTAATTCAGATGTATCTATAAGTGGATTTCTGTCCGACCTACCGTCTATTGTACATCATACAAAGACTCCCGTTGAAGCACATTTGGATATCACGTCCAATTACCTAGATATTGCAGCATTGACAGGATTTTCAGCGCAGGACACTACCCAAACCGGATATGACGAACAGGTTAAAAATCTTAGTCTTGGACTTTCTTTTGTTGGCTCTGCCAAAGACTTTACCGAATCTGAATATTTACCTAAAGGGGAATTTTTTATCGATAGTCTCTATGCGGAATTAAAGCATTATCCTCATAATTTACATGATTTTCATGCCGATGTTTTGATTGATGATAAGGATTTGAAAATAGTAGACTTCGAGGGCTATATTGACGATAGTGATTTTCATTTAGACGGACTGGTACATGATTATGCTTTTTGGATGCAGCCCGAACGTAATGGAGATGTAGCGCTAGATTTTAATCTTAACTCAAAAAAGTTACGACTGGAAGATGTTTTCTCTTATAAGGGAGAAAATTACGTCCCGGAAGAGTACCGACATGAAATTTTTGACGATCTGGCCCTTCATTTCACCTCAAGGATGCATTATACCGATTCTTCGCTGAATTCCATTGATATTGCCCTAGACAAGCTGAACACAAAGATGGAACTACATCCACAACGTTTTCACGACTTTAAAGGCAACATCCATTACGAGGACGAGCATATTGTAATAAATGACTTTCACGGTGAAATTGGGTCGACCAATTTTAATTTTGATTTAAATTATTATTTGGGGGAAGACCAGACCATTAAGAAGCGTGATAATTACCTTGAAGTACGTGCTAACTATATTGATTACGATGCCCTTTTTGATTTTGACCTAAGTCCCCCACAGTCAGGTGAAGCGGTTAGGCCGATTGCCGAAGACGTTTCGGAACACGCGGATGCCTTCAATATATATGAATTGCCATTTACAAACATGCGTTTTAAAGCGGACATAGCCCACTTCATTTACCATAGGATAGACCTTAAAAATATCAAGGCAAATTTAAGAACGACACCTGATCATTATATGTATGTAGATACGCTTACCATGGATGCTGCTGGAGGAAACATTCGTTTAAAAGGATATTTTAACGGTAGTGACCCAAAACACATTTATATGCAGCCGGATTTGGTACTGACCGATGTTGATTTGGAAAAATTACTTTTCAAATTTGAAAATTTTGGGCAAGACCACCTCGTTTCAGAAAACTTACAGGGAAAACTTACGGCTAGGATTAGCGGTAAAATAAGAGTATACCCTGATATGGTACCAGATTTGGACCAATCTTCTATTGAAATGGAAGTAAAGGTGTTAAATGGAAACCTAAAGAATTATGACCCCATGTTGGCACTATCGGATTATATGGGAGATAAAAACCTACGGAACATTCGGTTTGATACCCTACAAAACAGTTTGGCCATTGACAAAGGGAAAATCCATATTCCAGTTATGGCCATTGAATCGACCATTGGTCATATGGAACTGTCAGGAACACACGACAGCGATCAAAATATTGATTATTTCTTACGTATACCTTGGAAAACCGTAAGAAAGGCGACCATGCAAAAATTGTTTGGAAGTAAGAAGGACAGCGTTCCTGACGAAGATAAAGTAGATGAAATCGTAGAGGTCGACCCCAACGGAAAGACCAAGTTCCTCAATCTAAAGATACAAGGAACCATTGATGACTACAAAGTTTCATTGGGTAAGAAAAGGAAAAATAGTCCTTGA